One genomic window of Candidatus Pseudobacter hemicellulosilyticus includes the following:
- a CDS encoding AGE family epimerase/isomerase, which translates to MRVNETELAPGADLTLEPANWYQPYGQLYKDELLNNILPFWLKHSLDETHGGFFTCLNRDGSIYDTDKFMWLQGRQVWCFSYMYRHLQHKKEWLDMAMSGAAFMQQHGRDAKGNWYFALNKEGRPLVQPYNIFSDCFATMAFASMDKVLPGKGYGAIAIDTFDNILRRAANTKGDYNKLYPGTRPLKSLSLPMILSNLVLEMEHLLEPARVNEHLEKTVHEVMNVFYQPELGMLVENVAPDGSLVDCFDGRVLNPGHVIETMWFVMDIGKRLGNEELIRQCCNIALNTLEYGWDKEFGGIFYFMDRKGAPPQQLEWDQKLWWVHVETLVALAKGYQLTGDERCAHWFKKVHDYTWQHFRDPEFGEWYGYLNRRGEVLLPLKGGKWKGCFHVPRGLFQVAKTFGQIPQL; encoded by the coding sequence ATGCGCGTAAATGAAACGGAATTAGCACCCGGTGCAGACCTGACCCTGGAGCCGGCAAACTGGTACCAGCCTTATGGACAATTATATAAAGATGAACTGCTGAACAATATCCTGCCCTTCTGGCTGAAACATAGCCTGGACGAGACCCACGGCGGTTTCTTCACCTGCCTGAACAGGGATGGCAGTATCTATGATACGGATAAGTTCATGTGGCTGCAAGGCAGACAGGTATGGTGCTTCAGTTATATGTATCGCCACCTGCAGCATAAAAAAGAATGGCTGGACATGGCCATGTCAGGCGCTGCTTTTATGCAGCAGCATGGACGGGATGCAAAAGGCAACTGGTATTTTGCGCTGAATAAAGAAGGGCGTCCCCTCGTGCAACCCTATAATATTTTCAGTGACTGTTTTGCAACCATGGCTTTCGCCAGCATGGATAAAGTACTGCCCGGGAAAGGATATGGCGCCATTGCAATTGATACCTTTGACAATATCCTCCGCAGAGCAGCCAATACCAAAGGCGATTACAATAAACTTTATCCCGGCACGCGCCCGCTGAAAAGCCTGTCGCTGCCGATGATCCTCAGTAACCTGGTGCTGGAAATGGAACATCTCCTGGAACCGGCGCGGGTCAATGAACACCTTGAAAAAACTGTACACGAGGTGATGAATGTTTTTTACCAGCCCGAACTCGGTATGCTGGTGGAAAATGTAGCGCCCGACGGCAGCCTGGTGGATTGCTTTGACGGCAGGGTCCTGAACCCCGGCCATGTAATAGAGACCATGTGGTTTGTAATGGATATCGGCAAGCGCCTGGGTAATGAGGAACTGATCCGCCAATGCTGCAATATTGCGCTCAACACCCTGGAATACGGGTGGGACAAGGAGTTTGGCGGTATCTTTTATTTCATGGACCGCAAAGGCGCTCCGCCACAGCAACTGGAATGGGACCAGAAGCTCTGGTGGGTGCATGTGGAAACCCTGGTGGCCCTGGCCAAAGGATACCAGCTCACGGGCGATGAACGCTGCGCCCACTGGTTCAAAAAAGTACATGACTATACCTGGCAACATTTCCGCGACCCGGAATTTGGCGAATGGTATGGTTATCTGAACAGGAGAGGGGAAGTTTTGCTGCCCCTGAAAGGCGGTAAATGGAAAGGCTGTTTCCATGTTCCCCGCGGACTTTTCCAGGTAGCAAAAACATTCGGACAGATCCCACAATTGTAA
- a CDS encoding calcineurin-like phosphoesterase family protein codes for MSAIVRYCTYAAICLLFATRIQAQALRHVTISGIVTDQAGKPISRVAVTDGISIVTTDAKGQYSIASTTEASFVYITIPSGYEVPVNNGCAAFYTNLHPDAKGRCKANFMLQKMDRSDDHHFAIVWADTQIKTPRHAEQLMETPVPDTRALAAELAKTGPVHGISVGDIIWDAPAMIPEYKKAVSATGIPFFQVLGNHDMDLYVRTDELSDRRYNEAFGPSWYSFNRGKAHYVVLDNVFYYGVGYNYIGYLNERQLRWLEQDLALVPKGSPVFVSMHIPAYTNEKQLYNLPKDEPGNITLNRKHFYKLLQPYRAHLLLGHAHTNENLEEDGVLLHIHGAVCGAWWLSDLCHDGTPMGYGVYEVRGDSVSWYYKSIGHPAEHQLRVFAPGSDSTRPGQLVANVWNWDSAWKVEWLADGQPQGPMTAGIGVDPETVRRYGKADRTGLYDWVTPGRSAHLFYATPPPGVRTITVQATDRFGKTYREELSL; via the coding sequence ATGAGCGCTATTGTAAGATACTGCACGTATGCGGCTATTTGTTTACTGTTTGCAACCCGCATCCAGGCACAGGCACTAAGGCATGTCACTATCAGCGGCATCGTTACCGATCAGGCCGGTAAGCCCATTTCCAGGGTGGCCGTCACTGACGGTATCAGCATTGTTACCACTGATGCCAAAGGACAATATTCCATTGCTTCTACTACCGAAGCCAGCTTCGTCTATATTACCATTCCTTCAGGTTATGAAGTGCCCGTGAATAACGGTTGCGCTGCATTTTATACCAATCTGCACCCGGATGCAAAAGGCCGGTGCAAGGCCAATTTCATGCTGCAAAAGATGGACCGGTCGGACGATCACCATTTTGCCATTGTCTGGGCAGATACCCAGATCAAAACGCCCCGTCATGCCGAACAGCTGATGGAAACACCCGTTCCTGATACCCGCGCCCTGGCCGCAGAACTGGCAAAGACCGGTCCGGTACATGGGATCTCGGTAGGAGATATTATCTGGGACGCCCCCGCCATGATACCCGAATACAAGAAAGCGGTCAGCGCTACCGGCATTCCTTTTTTCCAGGTGCTGGGCAACCATGATATGGACCTGTATGTGCGCACTGATGAGCTGTCGGACCGCCGCTACAATGAAGCTTTCGGTCCTTCCTGGTATAGCTTCAACCGAGGCAAAGCGCATTATGTAGTGCTCGACAATGTCTTCTACTACGGCGTTGGCTATAACTATATCGGTTACCTCAATGAGCGGCAGCTCCGCTGGCTGGAGCAGGACCTGGCCCTGGTGCCCAAAGGCAGCCCGGTATTTGTTTCCATGCATATCCCCGCGTATACCAACGAAAAACAGCTCTATAACCTGCCGAAGGATGAACCTGGTAATATCACGCTCAACCGCAAACACTTTTATAAGCTGCTGCAACCTTATCGCGCTCACCTGCTGCTGGGACATGCGCATACCAATGAGAACCTGGAAGAGGACGGCGTGCTGCTCCATATACATGGTGCTGTCTGCGGCGCCTGGTGGCTCAGTGATCTCTGTCATGACGGAACGCCCATGGGTTATGGCGTATATGAAGTCCGGGGCGATAGTGTGAGCTGGTATTATAAATCCATCGGACATCCGGCGGAGCACCAGCTGCGCGTATTCGCCCCCGGTAGCGACAGTACCCGCCCCGGCCAGCTGGTGGCCAATGTCTGGAACTGGGACAGCGCCTGGAAAGTGGAGTGGCTGGCCGATGGACAACCCCAGGGACCAATGACAGCCGGCATCGGTGTGGACCCTGAAACCGTGCGCCGCTATGGAAAGGCGGATCGTACGGGGCTGTACGACTGGGTAACACCCGGCAGATCAGCGCACCTGTTCTATGCTACACCGCCGCCAGGCGTCCGGACCATTACCGTCCAGGCCACTGACCGCTTTGGCAAAACCTACAGGGAAGAACTGTCCCTGTAA
- a CDS encoding ROK family protein has product MPRIKDTEAMAEPAKALPSLRNTFFEELYDENVTGVAYKNINLKKEIVSFFASQGNATIAELAKTLNSSVPKVTNLLTDLTNDGLVQEYGKIDSTGGRRPNLYGLVPESGFFVGVEVKKHYINIGLLDFKMNLVKFSEKVAFHLYNTEESLTQLCQLIESGIREFGIPKEKILGMGMNLTGRINYATGYSFSFFHFDEEPLSKVMEQRIGIRTFLENDSRAMAYGEFAFGGVNTEKNALFINLDHGIGAGIMINGQLYYGKSGFAGEFGHIPLFNNEILCHCGKKGCLETEASGEALTKKFRQKMTEGFSTTVAQKKKKPEEVQLEDIIQAAINDDVLAIELIAEISEKLGRGIALLINLFNPELVILGGALSSTKDYIRLPVKSAINKYSLSLVNNDTHLTISKLGEQAGVVGACLLVRNKLLALG; this is encoded by the coding sequence ATGCCCAGGATAAAAGACACCGAAGCGATGGCGGAGCCTGCCAAAGCCCTGCCTTCCCTACGCAATACCTTTTTTGAAGAGTTATATGATGAGAACGTCACGGGTGTGGCGTACAAGAATATCAACCTCAAGAAGGAGATCGTTTCCTTTTTTGCCAGCCAGGGCAATGCCACCATTGCCGAGCTGGCCAAGACCCTTAATTCCAGCGTGCCCAAAGTCACCAACCTGCTGACCGACCTCACCAATGACGGGCTGGTACAGGAATACGGCAAGATTGATTCAACGGGTGGCCGCCGTCCCAACCTTTACGGGCTGGTACCGGAGTCAGGATTTTTTGTAGGGGTAGAAGTCAAGAAGCATTATATCAATATCGGCCTGCTGGACTTCAAGATGAACCTGGTGAAGTTCTCCGAGAAAGTGGCTTTTCACCTGTACAATACAGAAGAGTCCCTGACGCAGTTATGCCAGCTCATAGAAAGCGGTATCCGGGAATTTGGCATACCCAAGGAAAAGATCCTGGGCATGGGGATGAACCTGACAGGGCGGATCAACTACGCCACAGGCTATAGTTTCAGTTTTTTCCACTTTGACGAGGAGCCGCTGAGCAAGGTGATGGAACAACGTATCGGCATCCGCACTTTCCTGGAGAACGATTCCCGCGCCATGGCCTATGGTGAGTTTGCCTTTGGCGGTGTCAACACGGAGAAGAACGCCCTCTTCATCAACCTGGACCATGGCATTGGTGCAGGTATTATGATCAACGGGCAACTGTATTATGGTAAATCAGGCTTTGCCGGTGAGTTTGGGCATATCCCTTTGTTCAATAACGAGATCCTTTGTCATTGCGGCAAAAAAGGCTGCCTGGAAACGGAGGCCTCCGGTGAGGCGCTGACCAAGAAGTTCCGGCAGAAAATGACAGAAGGCTTTTCCACTACGGTGGCGCAGAAAAAAAAGAAGCCGGAAGAAGTGCAGCTGGAAGATATTATCCAGGCCGCCATCAATGACGATGTACTGGCCATTGAGCTGATTGCCGAGATCAGCGAGAAGCTGGGTCGTGGCATTGCCCTGCTCATTAACCTGTTCAACCCGGAACTGGTGATCCTCGGCGGCGCTCTTTCCTCTACCAAGGACTATATCCGCCTGCCGGTGAAGAGCGCTATTAATAAGTATTCGCTAAGCCTGGTAAATAATGATACGCATCTGACTATTTCCAAATTAGGGGAGCAGGCCGGTGTGGTGGGCGCCTGTTTGCTGGTGAGGAATAAATTACTGGCGCTGGGGTAG
- a CDS encoding XRE family transcriptional regulator: MNHFPERLKAARKMKGYSLQDLVNAMKEPVSKQALSKYEAGNMKPDSKVLRNLCNALGQPVDYFLRTSSIELGGIEFRKQSSLPEKEQTKIKYLTIEFLERYLELEEIMGIDNCLSNPIGNLKIKNEQDVERAAEKLREAWNWGYEPISNIVELLEEKGVKVFQLDAHDAFLGLSCKVNDQVSVIVMNNNEKISIVRKRFTILHELAHLLLDLSDATPLQKEHYCNVFAGAMLMPESIFKKAFGGFRKRIVWPEFILIKEEYGISIAAILYRAKILKLISMNYFKEMMMDYNRIGYQNGEPGQFLGSEQSKRFLQLVLRAYSEDLISSSKAAVLNGQKMFEFRDMLYLMDKK, from the coding sequence ATGAATCATTTTCCTGAAAGGCTGAAGGCTGCCCGTAAGATGAAGGGGTATTCTCTGCAGGATTTGGTCAATGCTATGAAGGAGCCGGTTAGTAAGCAGGCTTTAAGTAAATATGAAGCTGGAAATATGAAGCCGGATAGTAAGGTGTTGCGCAATTTGTGCAATGCATTGGGACAACCTGTTGATTATTTTTTGCGGACAAGCAGTATTGAATTAGGTGGAATTGAGTTCAGAAAACAGAGCAGTCTACCTGAAAAAGAACAGACAAAAATAAAATATCTAACTATTGAGTTCCTGGAACGCTACCTGGAACTGGAAGAAATTATGGGGATTGACAATTGTCTTAGCAATCCTATCGGTAATCTTAAGATAAAGAATGAACAAGATGTAGAGCGGGCTGCAGAAAAGCTTCGGGAAGCATGGAATTGGGGATATGAACCTATCAGTAACATTGTTGAATTACTTGAGGAGAAAGGAGTGAAGGTATTTCAACTGGATGCCCATGATGCTTTTTTAGGATTGTCCTGTAAGGTTAATGATCAGGTGTCAGTCATAGTTATGAATAATAACGAGAAAATTTCGATTGTTCGTAAGCGTTTTACTATATTGCATGAATTGGCACACCTCTTGCTGGATCTTTCTGATGCTACTCCCTTACAAAAGGAACATTACTGTAATGTTTTTGCTGGCGCTATGCTGATGCCTGAGTCCATTTTCAAAAAAGCATTTGGAGGGTTTCGCAAGCGAATAGTATGGCCGGAATTTATCCTGATTAAAGAAGAATATGGGATATCAATTGCTGCAATTCTGTACCGGGCAAAAATCCTAAAGCTGATCAGTATGAATTATTTCAAAGAGATGATGATGGATTACAATAGAATTGGGTATCAAAATGGAGAGCCTGGTCAGTTTTTGGGAAGTGAGCAATCAAAGAGATTTCTTCAGCTAGTATTACGTGCTTATTCTGAGGACCTCATCAGTTCCTCCAAAGCCGCGGTGCTTAATGGTCAGAAGATGTTTGAATTCCGCGACATGCTGTATTTAATGGATAAGAAATGA
- a CDS encoding PepSY-associated TM helix domain-containing protein, with translation MAQERKQKRSAWQQIRKLFNDIHLWLGLASGLIVIAVCFSGTVYVYSTELTELATPHLFKVDAPAGAMRIPADSMLRTVAETSGGAITSVQVPADPERTYQYNVKLKDDNSRFGTTYFVHPYTGAILGTSKEKNGAKEFMSTMFSLHRWLLLDKVEKEIITGTANRKLGSMITGWATILFTLGCITGLVIWFPQKVKFWRQGLKIKWAGWKRINHDLHNTLAFYSLIFLLLMGLTGPQWSFEWYRTGLQKTLGVYKEPKPDEGRGGEGGGRRGEGQPGGAMGRNEQRPESGRPGERRGGELDSSVGEQKGNGVKREDSRKEGGAAASGGQQRKELGTNQGKAVAGIRGVKDSSEGKSASREGQQAGRGERLEQAGGQGAERGGREGQRPAGGGREQQPKSVIPEGTQWTKPGINEYIKAANQTLVYNGNYTLMLPADSTAVVNISKTKVGFFAPAAADRVILDQYSTKVLKKEIFTEKPFNERVAGSIKAIHVGNVYGGFTKLLYFLACLIATSLPITGTMIWLNKMKKKKPRGGAGQNKVKGLRTNDAPVSPAV, from the coding sequence CGAGCTGACCGAGCTGGCGACCCCGCATCTGTTTAAAGTGGATGCTCCTGCCGGCGCCATGCGTATCCCGGCTGATTCCATGCTGCGGACGGTTGCTGAAACTTCCGGCGGCGCCATCACCAGTGTGCAGGTGCCGGCAGATCCGGAACGGACCTACCAGTACAATGTAAAATTGAAAGATGATAACAGCCGCTTTGGGACTACGTATTTTGTTCATCCCTATACCGGGGCCATCCTGGGTACCAGCAAGGAAAAGAACGGCGCCAAAGAATTCATGAGCACCATGTTCAGCCTGCACCGCTGGCTGCTGCTGGACAAGGTGGAAAAAGAGATTATAACAGGAACAGCTAACCGTAAACTGGGCAGTATGATCACAGGCTGGGCTACTATCCTGTTCACGCTGGGCTGTATTACCGGTCTGGTCATCTGGTTCCCGCAGAAAGTGAAGTTCTGGCGGCAGGGCCTGAAGATCAAATGGGCTGGCTGGAAGCGGATCAACCATGACCTGCACAATACTTTAGCATTTTATTCCCTGATCTTTTTACTGCTGATGGGCCTTACCGGTCCGCAATGGTCTTTTGAATGGTACCGGACAGGCTTGCAGAAAACGTTGGGTGTGTACAAGGAACCGAAACCGGACGAAGGCAGGGGCGGAGAAGGCGGCGGTCGCCGTGGAGAAGGGCAGCCTGGCGGCGCTATGGGACGGAATGAACAGCGGCCGGAAAGCGGGCGCCCGGGAGAACGGCGTGGCGGCGAGCTGGACAGCAGCGTTGGTGAGCAAAAAGGCAATGGAGTGAAAAGGGAAGATAGCCGGAAAGAAGGCGGTGCTGCTGCCAGCGGCGGGCAACAAAGAAAAGAATTGGGGACGAACCAGGGGAAAGCCGTTGCAGGGATACGAGGCGTAAAAGATAGCAGTGAAGGAAAGAGTGCTTCGCGGGAAGGTCAACAGGCTGGTCGGGGGGAAAGACTTGAACAGGCTGGGGGACAAGGTGCTGAGCGCGGTGGCCGGGAAGGTCAGCGGCCTGCCGGTGGCGGGCGTGAGCAGCAACCCAAATCTGTGATCCCGGAAGGTACCCAGTGGACTAAACCCGGCATCAACGAATACATCAAAGCCGCTAACCAGACCCTGGTGTACAATGGCAATTATACCCTGATGCTGCCGGCGGATTCCACTGCTGTTGTCAATATCAGCAAAACGAAAGTAGGCTTCTTTGCGCCTGCTGCTGCCGACAGGGTGATCCTGGACCAGTACAGCACCAAAGTGCTGAAAAAAGAGATCTTTACCGAAAAGCCTTTCAATGAGCGGGTGGCCGGTTCTATCAAGGCTATTCACGTTGGGAATGTCTATGGCGGCTTTACCAAGCTGCTGTATTTCCTGGCCTGCCTGATAGCTACCAGTCTGCCCATTACCGGCACCATGATCTGGCTTAACAAAATGAAGAAGAAAAAGCCGCGCGGAGGTGCGGGCCAGAATAAGGTAAAGGGGTTAAGGACGAATGATGCGCCGGTGTCTCCGGCTGTGTGA